In Xenorhabdus griffiniae, the genomic window TGGCTGCCCGTGAAGCCATTCACGAACATGAAGTGAAAGCAGCTAACCGTATTTTTGGCTTACTGCCGGAAACCCAGAGAAAATATTTTCTGGAACTGTGGCACGAATACGAAGATGCCATCACGCCAGAAGCGCGTTTTGCTAAAACCCTCGATAGAATTATGCCGGTATTTATGAACTTGCATAACCAAGGACAGAGTTGGGTCGAAAATAATATTCGCTTTGAGCAAGCTTACAACCTGCTCCACTTTGTTTCCGAAAGTTATCCTGAATTATGGAAATACCTGCTGCTACAATTGGAAGCCGCAAAAGAAAAAGGCTGGTTGAAATAATTTTTCGCCTTTTCTCCTCTAAAACAAGCTGTCAGGTACAACTGGCAGCTTTAAAATTCCTCCTTATCTCCTTTCTTAAGCAAAGCTCACGTTACCTGTCAGCTATTCTAAGCGGTTAATCGCGAACGGATAAATTAATCAATTTAGTTTATTAAAACCAAACTAAAACATTATATAATCTAATATTTTCATCATGAATAAATGGAAATAAAGCCACAATATGTCCACTATTTTTCGTTTTGACATATTCCACACAGCGTATATATTAAGCGGCTATTTTTAATTAATAAGAATTTATAAATATATAAACTTACCTGAAATTAATAAATTAAACATATACCCTATCTATTTCAGGATACCAACAATGCTGCCACTTGAAGGACAGGTATATATGCCAAGGGGTTATCCTCATAACATACCGCTTTAAGGAAAGGAGTTAGTAGTGAATCCGTTTGAATATTTTTATCAGTGGGAACTTGATTACTTAAGGCAACTTGCAAAAGCGGCGAGTGAAAACAAGTCACATCTCAGAGATGTCCTCAGTGGCAGAGATCCTGATGCCGAAAGGCTTAATGAGGGCTTTGCTGCTTTGATGGCACGCCTGAATCAAAAAGTGAAGGATGCCTTTCCTGAGTTAACTCAACCATTGTTACAAAAATTGCGCGCACAACCAATAAAAGGTATTCCCGCAACCAGCATTATTCAGTTTGACAGTGAGGCACAAGGGGATTTCGCTTTTTCTATTCCGGTGGGAACAGAAGTTTATACTCATCATCGGCAACCATTTGTAACGTGCCGTGAATGCCCTATTGCGCCTTTGGCATTGGTGTCACGTGAAATTACACATCAGGTACAGACAACCAAAATCACCTTAACATTCCGTTACATCGGCAAAGAAGAAGAGTGGTTGACTCAGCCGATTAATTTGTTCCTGAGCAGTGATGAGCAAGTTGCAGATACCCTGATGCTGGGACTCACGCAATATTATGATGATGCGGAATTACATCATGGTGAGCAAGTTTATAAAGCACACGGCGATCGGTTTGAACCGCTTTCAGGCGCTTCCCGATTGGCTTTATCATCTGCTGTCGGGGATAACTGGGCACCACAGCTATTAATTGAGTCACTTTACCTGCCACATATTAACCAATTTCTGAATCTGCCCTTGCCGACAATGGCAAAGCGATTGAAACTGGCAAAACAACGTGAATTCAGTGTCGTTCTCACGCTGAATACAATCCTGCCTTTGTCTGCGACTCAAATTGAATCAGCATTTCAGCTTCATTGTGTGCCTGTCATAAATATGGCGCGTAACCGACAGGTGACACTCCCTTTTACGCCAGAAACAGCGCGCTATCGCTTACCTCTCATGCCGACTCAAGGTGTTTTGCATATTGCAGGCGTTGAACTGAAAAATGAGCCGAATACAGAAAAAGAAAGCCGTGGAGGTGAATATCTGTTTTATCCGGTCAGCCTCCTGACAGGTATGGATCGCTATCACCCAGAATACGATAAGGCTTGGTTCTATGCGCTTGAAATCAATCAAGATGCACTGGGAAAAATACAGTACGAACTGGTTTTCTATGACAGTAAAGCGGAATTGATGCGTAAACCACCTGAGCATGAATTCATTTGCCATTTTTATGGTTTTGAACAGCATCAGGCACCGCTTGCCTTAGGAGAGATCTGTCTGGCGGGTGAAAATGTTCCCGAAGTATTTCAATTGAAGAATATCACGCCAGCTTCGCAAACATACCCGCCGATCGTTGATAGCCACCGTCATTGGAATTTGTTATCGCACTATTCTAACGGTAGCTATTTATTGGAGATGGTTGCGTCAGTCAGACAACTGTTACTGGACTTTGATCTGTATGCAGAGACTGACCGCACGTCCAGCCGGAATATCCAGCGTATGATCGGTGGGATCACCAATATAGCGGTGAAATGGGGTGACAGATTGCTTCGGGACAGGCCCGTTCGCTGTTTGCTGGTTACCCTGATGCTGGATGAAACCGTTTATACCGATGCCGGCGAAATGTATCG contains:
- a CDS encoding type VI secretion system baseplate subunit TssF, whose translation is MNPFEYFYQWELDYLRQLAKAASENKSHLRDVLSGRDPDAERLNEGFAALMARLNQKVKDAFPELTQPLLQKLRAQPIKGIPATSIIQFDSEAQGDFAFSIPVGTEVYTHHRQPFVTCRECPIAPLALVSREITHQVQTTKITLTFRYIGKEEEWLTQPINLFLSSDEQVADTLMLGLTQYYDDAELHHGEQVYKAHGDRFEPLSGASRLALSSAVGDNWAPQLLIESLYLPHINQFLNLPLPTMAKRLKLAKQREFSVVLTLNTILPLSATQIESAFQLHCVPVINMARNRQVTLPFTPETARYRLPLMPTQGVLHIAGVELKNEPNTEKESRGGEYLFYPVSLLTGMDRYHPEYDKAWFYALEINQDALGKIQYELVFYDSKAELMRKPPEHEFICHFYGFEQHQAPLALGEICLAGENVPEVFQLKNITPASQTYPPIVDSHRHWNLLSHYSNGSYLLEMVASVRQLLLDFDLYAETDRTSSRNIQRMIGGITNIAVKWGDRLLRDRPVRCLLVTLMLDETVYTDAGEMYRFANSLYQFFPFFLAQGTWLRMRVLSQPSGTQWYLSPSMIQGYRSIM
- a CDS encoding HD domain-containing protein, which translates into the protein MSLAVPPVDFGPFTDVIAFLMELDQLKYVHRKTKLLNNTRHENSAEHSWHFAIAVLGFAPYAGDVDINRVMQMALIHDIVEIDTGDVIAFDLAAREAIHEHEVKAANRIFGLLPETQRKYFLELWHEYEDAITPEARFAKTLDRIMPVFMNLHNQGQSWVENNIRFEQAYNLLHFVSESYPELWKYLLLQLEAAKEKGWLK